caagttcttgcaatctagatattctatgatttGTATCAGTGACAAGACCTTGTAGAGAAACTCTTAAAGAAGggatttccacctcaataggcaagactacTTCAGTCCCATATACAAAAGCAAAAGGTGTAGCTTCTGTAGGTATTCTAATGCTTGTTCGATAAGCCCATGGTGTTGGATTGAGttgcaaatgccaatcctttccagatttgttgacCATTCTGTGTAAGACAGTCGGcatatttttgttagatgcttcagcctgGCCATTaacttgagggtaatatatagaagaccaattctgtttgattttgaactttttgcagagctcatctagatacttgtttttgaactgccctccattgtcagtcacaattgaagatATAGGCCTCAACTATACATTTAACTCTTaagattataataaaaaaaatacataatcaTTAAAGTGGCAATCATAATAATATTTTTGGAAGACACAAATGCATCCTTGTTGATGAGAGAAGCTTCATAGGGCCAAAAGTATTGTTGAAAACATATATATAGTATATTGCATGAAGATTTTTCCACTAACAACAACCATTCTTTAATGACACATCTATTAGTTTTATAAGTGTCCTCACACAACTACCACATTTTATGAAAAAAACTATCTATGCATGTCACTCAATTGCAAAATTCCTATAGCAAAAACTTTCACAACAATCATTATAATACAAACAATTTTTCCAAGGTGATGGTCGAACTCTAATTGattttttcaaacaaagaaaattttaatgCAACCTTTTGTATATAAACTTTCAATCTGTTATTTTCATTACCAACTTCAATTTATATGctttacaaaaataatttctaatctAATACATTCAAACATTCATGATTTATGAGTGCATACTAACAATCATATATTGATGCATCAAAAATTCATCCACTTTATCCATATATATTTTCTTCTCCTTATTTTTTTTACTTAACAAAAACTAACTTTATTTTGTCTATAATATATACCTTTAATATAAGACAATGCACACCTTTTCAATATAAGTCCAATAATGTTTTCTCTAATGTGTAGGAAATTGTGAATTAAATtgcaaataaaattgaattttttacAAATTATTCCTTCAATTGAttaccttctcaacttgtcaatgacCATTTTTCAAATGACTCCTTCCTCTCTCTCATTGAGGAAGAATACAATATACAATCTGTGCTTCAATGTCTGGACACCTTTTGCTTGGCTTCTGGCTCGGCCATTCAATGCCACAAGACACAATGTTATAGGTAGTCTTTTCTTCCCGCCCCGCCTTGGATTCTTCAATATGACTGAAAATGGCTTCATCATggcgaatttttttttctttctaggcattccttttgcctttcaagcttcgcctatggatctttggaatgttgttttagccAGGATTGAGAAAAAGTTGGCCTATTGGATTACCAAACCTCTTTCTCTAGCTGGTAAATTCCAAATTTGTTCAAAGGTTTTGGCTGCCACCCATGTCTATCACTCTTCATAttgggctccttctaaggcctcttacatgaagttggaaagacttttgcGGGATTTTCTTTGGGCTTCTGGGTTTGACCATCAAGGTTTCTACAGAGTCACTTGGGAGTATTGTTGTCTTCCCAAGGAGTCCGGAGGGCTCAACCTTATTTCTACCCAGAAGCAAGGGCTTGCCTTATGTGCTAGATGGATAATTAGAGCCTTATCTGGCGACgaggcttggaaaatccttcttcAGCATTACATTTCTTCAGGATTTCTTGCCAATAGGTCgacttggaaggggattggttttcaaaccctacTCATTATGAAAGACCCTGTTTAGATCCAGGGTACTTTTTTTGTTAAAATCATCAGGtgtgcttgggaagctatcaagccttggcttCGATGGACAGGTGATGGTTTTCATGATGGGATCtgcatgaatcaacacaacctctggtggtcacctctttttcaagTGCAAGGGTTACCGCTGGCCAAAATCCAGGGTGTTAGTGCTCTGCGTTTTCACAAACGCAACATTCAAACACCTAATGATCTATTTTTCAGAGCTTCTATGAGTCTTCTGTCATGGGATGACCTCTAGGTCCAGTTTCATCTGTCTCGACCAGATCGACAGACTTATGACGTTTTGGTTTCGGCCTTACCCTCACatttgttacataagcttggcattcagtctatagaccttggtggaaagattggaagtggtatccttggactcctttcaccaactacaaacccaaaatgggttatctctggttggttccccatttgcctatggtccatattctcaattagtggtggcacttgcagtcttctcaGAATTCCTGGAGACTCAGGTTTCTTGTTGTCAGGTCTgccaccactgaacccaagattgcacacttttccTGGTGTGTTCTTTTTCAAGGGCTGCCTTTGGGTTCTAGACTTAAGTATTTGGGGGTTTTTGATCCCtgatgccctttttgtggtcacccggaaacttttatgcacattttttggttctgtagaagagctcaacagtactggagctggatccatgatttctttcagccttttcagcttgaacccttttcttggcatatggctcttctagGCGATTCGCCTAGAATCATCTTCAAATTTTCCTAGAcatggcatgctttcagaatggagatcctatttatTCTTTGGAAAAATAGAAATGCAGTTCTTTTTACTCATAGCTCTTTGGATATCAATGTCTCGCTTTATGCTAAAGCGTGCATtggtaataatgtattaatgcagattcaggTACAAGCTGACAAAGTGGCTCTGGAGGTGGGCCACTTATAGGAGTTCCTCCAGCACCGGGGCAACGCCCCTTGTGCGGTTGCCAGAGTGCTGCCAAATTCTATCTTTGCCGACCACACTCTGCCCCGTGGCCACCGTCGTGGCCGAAGTTCCTTCGCCCGACGCTCCTAGACCCCACGGTCTTGGGCTCCTCATCACTCCTCTGGCGGGAGAGACAATGTGTGGAGGCGCCACTCGACTTCTCCTCCATGTCGTGGCTCTACTTGGGGGTGGCCTTTTGCTACTCCTGTGACTTTGGCTCCTTCTACTGGTAATGGCTTTGGGTGGCCCTTTGCCACCGCCTCCAAGTTTCCCCGCTTGGCTCTGGCGATTTCGCCTCCCAAGcgggaggaaggagaagaagacaaagaccctgaagatgggtGGTCCGTGTCAGACCCGACTCTTGACCCtgctgatgtatggggcaagaaagatgatccagaTCCTCCTCCCTCGGCTGCCTCTGCTTTGGttgcttgaggaagttttttgatgaatagctttatTTTTTGATTCTGGCATCTTGCCGTGTGACTCTtgcggggtgatcttgtatcccccgacctttttttgtgaatatgtactttaatatttttatttaatagagaaggcctattcataaaaataaataaaaaaataatacaagcATATTTAAAATGGTAAACTCACATATGGATGAAAAACCGTCCCTCTATTAAAACAAAAATCATTTcatttgatgtgtttgtgacacttatATGCATGAAAAGCTAAAAAATATttagatattatttttttaatttaatttaatttaattttctctcATGCACTCAATTAActaatttttaatcatttaatgctaATTATATCTTCACTTTCACCATCAATTTCTTTATCTCCATCATGCAATTTAACTTTGTAATTATTGAgtctaatattattaattataggACATTGAAAGAGTCCCTAAataaaattcatgggaccaccaacttaaaaatattcctaaaaaatttcaacacctctattttttaggaagccccctccaTGGAACCCCATCCTTACATATCATTTTTATAGACATAATTGTTACACCTCCTTTAAATACAAATACTTATTAATTTAAAAAGAACTTAAGAGTCCTATCAATATTATCTATTACAATTTCCACTATAATTAGTAAAatcttatttaaaaaattattaattgaaaacAACCTTTTTACTTATTGATCCTATCGATGCGCTCACCCCCCTTGCGGGTGTGACTGCTACAACCTCATTTTGGAAATAACGATATATAAGTAACCGACCTCTGAGCGACAGATTTATTCATAATTCTCAAGTTTATAATCTCATCTTGTGGAGCGAAATTGGGaataattttatttacaaattCAGCAATGGAGGCTCATAAATCAGGAAAAGGGAGGGTTGTTTCACAGAATAATTATAGACGGAGATACCAAATTCGAAACAGAACTTGTTATGGTTGTGGCAAACTAGGTCATTTTGTAAGGGATTGCccaacaaagagaagaaataaTGGTGCACAGTTCAAGCCcaagaaccaacaaaaaaactaTGTGAACCAGCGACCTGTAAAAGGTAACGATTCTTTTCTTGGTCCTCATTTCCTTTAAAACATCATGAACCAGAACACAGTAGTTTTACAAAACTAGCCATTACAGTTGCTTCGATGTAGCAACTAGATTGCCCTCTGGTTGAATAAGAGGAGGCCGTTATTACCGTTGAAAAATTTCAAGCTTCTAGCACAACATTTGGAACAAATCATTTACATTCTATATTCATTTGTTTGAATTCTGGGGTAAGAATATTTCGTTTTGTTGTATTGTGGACAGATAAATGGCTGGAATAACAGACCATTTGAAGGGCTGGTTTTGATACAGCCTGTTTTTATGTGCAATTTATTCCTTATTATGCTAAATTTTATATGATCTGGAATATTTAATGTGTTACTCTAGAGAATTAGTCTCATCGGGAAGATTAATGATGTATACTTCAGAAAATCTTGAGCACACTTTTACCTGAAGTTTGTTTGTTTTCTATGTATCATGCTGCAGGCATATGGACAGATGGTTCAATGCGGTCCAATTTTAAGCAGGAGAACAAATGTCGCCATGAAATTTCTAGGAAAAATTCAGCCTCAAATTTACACGAAGGTTTTTCTTCACGGCCTTCAGATCTCTCTGAAGATTATTCCTCATCAACCTTAGATTCCTCTGAAGATAATTCCTCATCAGCCTCAGATTTCTTTGAACATAATTCCTCATCAGATTTGCCTTATGATTTCTCTGAAAATTATTCCCCATTAGCCTCAGATTTCTTTGAATATTATTCCTCATCAAATTTCTCTGAAGATTTCTCTCAAGATTATTCCTCATCAGCCTCAGATTTATCTGAAGATTGTTACTCATCAGGCTCAGATTTCTCTGGAGATTATTCCTCATCAGATTTATCTGAAGATTGTTACTCATCAGGCTCAGATTTCTCTGGAGATTATTCCTCATCAGATTTATCTAAAGATTGTTACTCATCAGGCTCAGATTTCTCTGGAGATTATTCCTCATCAGATTTATCTGAAGATTTCTCTCAAGATTATTCATCAGATTCATTGGAAGACTACTCCTTTGCAGCCTACGGTAATCAATTTGAAGATTATCTGTCGTCAGCCTCAGAAAGTTCATCAGCCTTACATTCGTCTGAAATTTATTCCTCATCAGTGTCAGATTCGTCCCAGTTTTCTTCCTCGTCAGCCTCATATTCATCCATAGTCTATTCCTCATCAGACACAGACAATTCTGAAGATCAGGATATAAATGAATTTAGAGAGTGCGAAGAAATACAGCCTCTTCAGTGTGCAACTTCGAGTATAACTCAGAAAACATCGGATGAATGTCTTCAATTTCCTATTGGCACTGGTGTCGAGTCCCTTTCACAAATCATAGGACAAGTTTCTAAACAGAGTCTGGACTCTGCAGAATGTCACAAGGCTGTTCAAACTATGCATAATTTATCAATGTTGCTGCTCATTAATTCATCATTTTCAGACAATCTGAGCGAATCTGATCTCCAAACTCTCCAGTCTGTCATCTGCAATCTATCTCAGTGTCTTATGAAAAGTAGAGGTGTTTCAAATTCAACAGAAGTATCTGCTTTCATGACTGATAAACAACTGGTTGCTGCCAACTCAGGGGAAACTAAAAAGGTTTAATTTCATTTATCCTTAAGCATTGCTTGCTTATAATTTCTAGGGTACAGTAGCTTTTGGATAAGGATATATGAAATAATTTAAGACATATCTATCTGCATTTGGCttatgcttattgatgattatgaaTGACCAAAGGAATTTTGTTTAGAATTAGGGAGATTCGATCAATATTTTTTTACCATAGAGCAGTTGCCAGTGGACATAATAAGTAGTTGtagtttcaattgttgactttgatACCATTAACATATAAATTTATTCATAGTTATTTCTGATCTTTGTGTAAATCAATTATTCTATATTCTATCGGTTCCTTTGTGTTTATTGTTTTGGGATTTTATTGATTGATCTTCTTGAAATTGCTCTTCTCCACCCCAAAGAGATTGAATTGAAGCTTTATTTTCCAGGATTGCCATGCTCCTGAAGAAAAGGAAGATCCGGTTGGAAATATAAGTTTTCAAATGTCTGCAGAAGTTTATCAGTCACAAATGGTTAATATTGAGGTGGAATTGAATTTAATAAAATCTGAAATCAGCTGCCTCAGAAGGGAGCTTGAAATAGAGGGTTTAAACAAGACTCATGCAGGTgatatattatatgttttcttCTCATGTTGTCCTTATGGAATTTCTGTTTTCAAAAGGCAGATCTAGGTTTGATATATTATATTACTTGTTTTGTTACATGTAACCAGGTACACATGAAAATGGAGATAATGAAACTTTAGCAAACAGGAATGATGTAAACAATGGGAGTTGTGCAGAAGTGAATTTAGTTATAAAGGAAAATGACTTTGACTACACTTCTGCACCAGTTTCACAAGAGGGAAGTAATTATCTACCTGATTTGAACTTGAATCCAAATATGGATGATGGATTATACATAGGTGAAATTTACATCAAGAAATACACAGACGACGTTATTTCAAAAAGCAATATTAGTGAGGAGCCTATTCATAAAAATAGTTTGAATACTACTGCTCATAATCCAGGGCAACCAAATACAGAGGCAGAAACCAAGCAAATTGAAGACCAATTCAGAGTTTTACAAGAACCTAGGAGCTGTTCTGAATCTGATATAGAATATATGAGAGATTATACTTCCAACACTGTGCTAGAAGATGATGCAATGAGTGAAAGTCCCACTAAGATTGGATGTTCAATTTATGGCCATGAACTAGAAAATGATGATGTCATGCATACATTGGATGAAAAACCATTCTTTGAATCATATTTCAAGTAGGGAACATTTTTTGCTGGAAGATGGTGCAATGACTGAAAGTCCTACTAAGATTGGATCTGCGATTGATGAGCATGACTTAGAAAATGTTGATGTTAGACATGCTTTGGAAGAAAGTCCATGTTTGGAATCAGATTCAACTTGGTAACAGATCAACTTTTTCTTACATTAGATTCACAGTTCTTATTTTGTGGAGCGAAATTGTGAATTACTTTATTTACCAATTCATTCAAAGTGTCTCTCTGTCTTTTCACACTTTTCATCATAAGAAATTCATTCTTTAGGCGTCCTTAATGAAAGTAATAAGTACTTCAAATGTTCTTTCTCTTAGATGATGAAGTTGTCTTGTGTTCAACTTTAAGtttgagttaaaaaaaattattaaaaaacaatTATTGAAATTTTTTCATGTACTACATTTCAagtaatatgaaaaaaaaaaagttttttttttaatgttctaTCCAcctcattttttcaaaaattttcaacactttaAATTCTTCTCTTaaatctattaaaagaattttCAACACTTTAAATTCTTCTCTTAAATCTATTAAAAGAGATAAGTTCAACTATTTGTATCTATAAATTACATAAAtaattttacattttaaatttgtttacatcattttaaaattaaaataataaatatcacTTTACTGTGAAAATTTATAAGTGTGATACATTTCTATACAATTTCTATTGCTAACCATTATTTTTTTCCTTATAGtcttttaaatcttttattaacTTATTTTACCATATAAAATGATATGTACTCATTTGgacttttatttattttcttggcTACTCACAATAGAACCAAGATGTTTGAAAGAGTAGGCATAGATCAAAGATATGAACTTGAGTCTATACCCTataatcaataataaaatgaaGGTAAGAGCTTATATTATGAGTTAAAAGACATTGAGAAAAGAAGATGTAAGTAAAATTGTTAATTTG
The nucleotide sequence above comes from Cryptomeria japonica chromosome 11, Sugi_1.0, whole genome shotgun sequence. Encoded proteins:
- the LOC131072900 gene encoding uncharacterized protein LOC131072900 — protein: MEAHKSGKGRVVSQNNYRRRYQIRNRTCYGCGKLGHFVRDCPTKRRNNGAQFKPKNQQKNYVNQRPVKGIWTDGSMRSNFKQENKCRHEISRKNSASNLHEGFSSRPSDLSEDYSSSTLDSSEDNSSSASDFFEHNSSSDLPYDFSENYSPLASDFFEYYSSSNFSEDFSQDYSSSASDLSEDCYSSGSDFSGDYSSSDLSEDCYSSGSDFSGDYSSSDLSKDCYSSGSDFSGDYSSSDLSEDFSQDYSSDSLEDYSFAAYGNQFEDYLSSASESSSALHSSEIYSSSVSDSSQFSSSSASYSSIVYSSSDTDNSEDQDINEFRECEEIQPLQCATSSITQKTSDECLQFPIGTGVESLSQIIGQVSKQSLDSAECHKAVQTMHNLSMLLLINSSFSDNLSESDLQTLQSVICNLSQCLMKSRGVSNSTEVSAFMTDKQLVAANSGETKKDCHAPEEKEDPVGNISFQMSAEVYQSQMVNIEVELNLIKSEISCLRRELEIEGLNKTHAGTHENGDNETLANRNDVNNGSCAEVNLVIKENDFDYTSAPVSQEGSNYLPDLNLNPNMDDGLYIGEIYIKKYTDDVISKSNISEEPIHKNSLNTTAHNPGQPNTEAETKQIEDQFRVLQEPRSCSESDIEYMRDYTSNTVLEDDAMSESPTKIGCSIYGHELENDDVMHTLDEKPFFESYFK